In the Anastrepha obliqua isolate idAnaObli1 chromosome 1, idAnaObli1_1.0, whole genome shotgun sequence genome, one interval contains:
- the LOC129236042 gene encoding major royal jelly protein 1-like — translation MTGGQQALAHAPYFVQAYLFLFFISFCVCTQAYDYISRRSQPIQRQNYQYKELINMYESRNLEFGFPSESERQATLRDGRYNPDSPLPIDVDVYYSPRYRGPTIFITIPRFGKGVPYSLAYLTNVRRPNGTELQPYPSYEWHWSHGRDCNGLTSVCRVHIDPCGRMWILDSGEIDNTQYCSPQIVVIDLATNKALHRYRLPEAMFKRSISRFVTPYVDVLDPPPHGRCQRIFVYMADATGFGIVVYDVQRALSWRIENKYTYPDPDFSTHTIAGESFELLEGTIGLSVTPIELGVQRWLYFHSFSNDAQVAIPLDIVNNSTFWENGLSSAISNHILLGKRGVQCAASAMTSNGVLLCGHYAPIGLFGWNILTPYAAQNRFLLAENPNTLQFVSGLKVITNRLGKEEVWMLSNRIQKAFTGRINYNEINYRIMRCGVDELLLGLPC, via the exons ATGACCGGCGGTCAGCAAGCATTAGCTCATGCACC GTATTTCGTTCAAGCGTATTTATTCCTCTTCTTCATCAGCTTCTGCGTCTGTACTCAAGCTTACGATTATATTAGTCGAAGGTCGCAGCCAATTCAACGCCAGAACTACCAATATAAAgaacttataaatatgtatgaatcgCGTAATTTAGAGTTTGGCTTCCCTAGTGAATCCGAGCGGCAGGCAACACTGCGTGATGGGCGTTACAATCCAGATAGCCCGTTACCAATCGATGTGGATGTTTATTATTCAC CGCGATATAGGGGGCCAAcgatttttattacaataccaCGTTTTGGCAAAGGCGTGCCCTATTCGCTGGCCTATCTAACAAATGTTCGAAGACCAAATGGCACAGAGCTGCAGCCGTATCCTAGTTATGAGTGGCATTGGTCACATGGCAGAGACTGCAATGGGCTTACCTCAGTTTGCCGCGTCCAT ATTGATCCCTGTGGCAGAATGTGGATCCTCGATAGTGGCGAGATAGATAATACCCAATATTGTTCGCCCCAAATCGTTGTCATTGATTTAGCTACAAACAAAGCGCTACATCGCTATCGTCTACCTGAAGCTATGTTCAAACGCAGCATCAGTCGCTTTGTTACACCATATGTGGATGTACTGGATCCACCACCACATGGGCGTTGCCAAAGAATCTTCGTTTATATGGCGGATGCAACTGGGTTTGGTATTGTGGTCTATGACGTGCAGAGAGCGCTGTCATGGCgcattgaaaacaaatacaCCTACCCCGATCCGGATTTTAGTACACATACTATCGCGGGTGAGAGCTTTGAGCTTCTAGAAGGTACAATTGGGCTATCTGTAACGCCAATAGAATTGGGTGTCCAACGTTGGCTTTATTTCCATTCGTTTTCGAATGATGCACAAGTGGCAATTCCATTGGACATCGTCAACAATAGCACATTTTGGGAGAACGGCTTAAGTTCAGCTATATCAAATCATATATTGCTCGGCAAGCGTGGCGTACAATGCGCTGCATCTGCGATGACATCAAATGGTGTGCTTCTGTGTGGGCACTACGCACCCATTGGACTATTTGGCTGGAATATTCTTACGCCCTATGCAGCACAAAATCGTTTCTTGCTGGCTGAGAATCCTAATACGCTGCAATTTGTTAGTGGTCTGAAGGTGATAACAAATCGGTTGGGTAAAGAAGAGGTATGGATGCTGTCGAATCGTATACAAAAGGCTTTTACTGGCAGAATCAATTACAATGAGATTAACTATCGGATAATGCGGTGTGGTGTTGATGAATTGCTGCTGGGATTGCCTTGTTAA